A part of Setaria viridis chromosome 8, Setaria_viridis_v4.0, whole genome shotgun sequence genomic DNA contains:
- the LOC117833500 gene encoding F-box/LRR-repeat protein At3g26922 isoform X1, translated as MASGADRISDLPEGVLHHILSLLPAQDAVRTCVLAQSWRHHWRSAPAVRFAGCTGWAGGAYTFGPFVDGLLSARRGGAPLDSCDFDLDVNLDLGRYDVPKMERRVNSWIRRALRRQVRELRFQVSITPRLPFSLEDRPLASEHLTRLELATVRGNSSVLDFSSCPALEDLTMEDCDVGSLEIHSPSLRHLRIRYCLFYCNYRTRMSFPNLVTFQFITNAGRVPLLESMPSLETATVRYDHFYDDRCENGRLDDCGDTGCDGCFFYYGPHDYNCVFLEGLTEATDLKLSAYPDLYVFNRDLEWCPAFSKLKTLVLSKWFVSADLSAVIWFLYHAPLLEKLTLKPSKVRDNLMKNDGSYKPLEQSIAASHLQIVEIKCKDVDEIVLEILKVLNSTGIPQEKIRIRYSAGYNFVHTDST; from the exons ATGGCGAGCGGGGCGGACCGCATCAGCGACCTCCCGGAGGGCGTCCTCCACCACATCCTCTCCCTCCTGCCGGCGCAGGACGCGGTGCGCACGTGCGTGCTCGCCCAGAGCTGGCGCCACCACTGGCGGTCCGCGCCCGCCGTGCGCTTCGCCGGCTGcaccggctgggccggcggagCCTACACCTTCGGCCCCTTCGTCGACGGCCTTCTgagcgcccgccgcggcggcgcgcccctgGACTCCTGCGACTTCGACCTCGACGTCAACCTGGATCTGGGCCGGTACGACGTCCCCAAGATGGAGCGGCGCGTCAACAGCTGGATCCGCCGCGCGCTGCGGCGCCAGGTCCGGGAGCTCCGGTTCCAAGTCTCCATCACGCCCCGGCTTCCCTTCTCGCTAGAGGATCGGCCCCTCGCCTCCGAGCACCTCACGAGGTTAGAGCTTGCGACCGTCCGGGGCAACTCGAGCGTTCTTGATTTCTCGTCCTGCCCGGCGCTGGAGGATCTCACGATGGAGGATTGCGATGTTGGATCGCTGGAAATTCATTCCCCATCCTTGAGACATCTGAGGATCAGATACTGCCTCTTTTACTGCAACTACCGCACTAGGATGTCTTTCCCGAACCTCGTCACGTTTCAGTTCATTACAAATGCTGGAAGGGTTCCACTGCTCGAAAGTATGCCATCTTTAGAAACTGCAACAGTCCGATACGATCACTTCTATGATGATCGATGTGAAAATGGTCGCTTGGATGATTGTGGAGATACTGGCTGTGATGGTTGTTTTTTCTATTATGGTCCTCATGATTACAACTGCGTGTTTCTTGAAGGCTTGACAGAAGCTACAGACTTGAAATTGTCAGCTTATCCTGATCTG TATGTTTTCAACAGGGATTTGGAGTGGTGCCCTGCCTTTAGCAAGTTAAAGACTTTGGTGCTTAGCAAATGGTTTGTGTCTGCTGACCTCAGTGCAGTCATTTGGTTTCTCTATCATGCACCTCTTCTGGAGAAACTCACTCTAAAACCTTCAAAG GTACGCGACAATTTAATGAAAAATGATGGAAGTTACAAGCCATTAGAACAATCAATTGCAGCTAGCCATCTTCAGATTGTTGAAATCAAATGTAAAGATGTTGATGAGATAGTACTCGAAATTTTGAAGGTCTTGAATTCCACTGGCATACCACAAGAGAAAATCCGAATCCGATATTCAGCCG GTTATAATTTTGTGCATACTGATTCCACATAG
- the LOC117833500 gene encoding F-box/LRR-repeat protein At3g26922 isoform X2, translating into MASGADRISDLPEGVLHHILSLLPAQDAVRTCVLAQSWRHHWRSAPAVRFAGCTGWAGGAYTFGPFVDGLLSARRGGAPLDSCDFDLDVNLDLGRYDVPKMERRVNSWIRRALRRQVRELRFQVSITPRLPFSLEDRPLASEHLTRLELATVRGNSSVLDFSSCPALEDLTMEDCDVGSLEIHSPSLRHLRIRYCLFYCNYRTRMSFPNLVTFQFITNAGRVPLLESMPSLETATVRYDHFYDDRCENGRLDDCGDTGCDGCFFYYGPHDYNCVFLEGLTEATDLKLSAYPDLYVFNRDLEWCPAFSKLKTLVLSKWFVSADLSAVIWFLYHAPLLEKLTLKPSKVLNSTGIPQEKIRIRYSAGYNFVHTDST; encoded by the exons ATGGCGAGCGGGGCGGACCGCATCAGCGACCTCCCGGAGGGCGTCCTCCACCACATCCTCTCCCTCCTGCCGGCGCAGGACGCGGTGCGCACGTGCGTGCTCGCCCAGAGCTGGCGCCACCACTGGCGGTCCGCGCCCGCCGTGCGCTTCGCCGGCTGcaccggctgggccggcggagCCTACACCTTCGGCCCCTTCGTCGACGGCCTTCTgagcgcccgccgcggcggcgcgcccctgGACTCCTGCGACTTCGACCTCGACGTCAACCTGGATCTGGGCCGGTACGACGTCCCCAAGATGGAGCGGCGCGTCAACAGCTGGATCCGCCGCGCGCTGCGGCGCCAGGTCCGGGAGCTCCGGTTCCAAGTCTCCATCACGCCCCGGCTTCCCTTCTCGCTAGAGGATCGGCCCCTCGCCTCCGAGCACCTCACGAGGTTAGAGCTTGCGACCGTCCGGGGCAACTCGAGCGTTCTTGATTTCTCGTCCTGCCCGGCGCTGGAGGATCTCACGATGGAGGATTGCGATGTTGGATCGCTGGAAATTCATTCCCCATCCTTGAGACATCTGAGGATCAGATACTGCCTCTTTTACTGCAACTACCGCACTAGGATGTCTTTCCCGAACCTCGTCACGTTTCAGTTCATTACAAATGCTGGAAGGGTTCCACTGCTCGAAAGTATGCCATCTTTAGAAACTGCAACAGTCCGATACGATCACTTCTATGATGATCGATGTGAAAATGGTCGCTTGGATGATTGTGGAGATACTGGCTGTGATGGTTGTTTTTTCTATTATGGTCCTCATGATTACAACTGCGTGTTTCTTGAAGGCTTGACAGAAGCTACAGACTTGAAATTGTCAGCTTATCCTGATCTG TATGTTTTCAACAGGGATTTGGAGTGGTGCCCTGCCTTTAGCAAGTTAAAGACTTTGGTGCTTAGCAAATGGTTTGTGTCTGCTGACCTCAGTGCAGTCATTTGGTTTCTCTATCATGCACCTCTTCTGGAGAAACTCACTCTAAAACCTTCAAAG GTCTTGAATTCCACTGGCATACCACAAGAGAAAATCCGAATCCGATATTCAGCCG GTTATAATTTTGTGCATACTGATTCCACATAG